In a single window of the Gadus chalcogrammus isolate NIFS_2021 chromosome 20, NIFS_Gcha_1.0, whole genome shotgun sequence genome:
- the myl1 gene encoding myosin light chain 1, skeletal muscle isoform, whose amino-acid sequence MAPKKDVKAPAAAAKKAEPAKKVEPAPEPVAVPAPKTVDLSAVKVDFTPDQMEDYREAFGLFDRVGDNKVCYNQIADIMRALGQNPTNKEVKAILGNPSDEDMNSKRVDFEGFLPMMQTIVNSPNKGTLDDYVEGLRVFDKEGNGTVMGAELRIVLSTLGEKMTEAEIDALMQGQEDENGCINYESFVKHIMSI is encoded by the exons ATGGCACCCAAAAAGGACGTTAAGGCTCCCGCAGCCGCCGCCAAGAAGGCCGAGCCCGCCAAGAAGGTCGAGCCCGCACCCGAGCCTGTGGCCGTACCTGCACCAAAGACCGTGGACCTGTCCGCCGTCAAG GTGGACTTCACCCCAGACCAGATGGAGG ATTACAGGGAGGCCTTCGGTCTGTTCGACAGGGTGGGTGACAACAAGGTATGCTACAACCAGATCGCCGACATCATGCGCGCCCTGGGACAGAACCCCACCAACAAGGAGGTGAAAGCCATCCTGGGAAACCCCTCCGACGAAG ACATGAACTCCAAGAGAGTAGACTTCGAGGGCTTCCTGCCCATGATGCAGACCATCGTCAACAGCCCCAACAAGGGAACACTGGACGACTACGTTGAGGGTCTGCGTGTATTTGACAAGGAGGGCAACGGCACAGTGATGGGCGCTGAGCTTCGTATTGTGCTGTCAACACTTG GCGAGAAGATGACTGAGGCCGAGATTGACGCTCTTATGCAAGGACAGGAGGACGAGAACGGCTGCATCAACTACGAGT CCTTCGTCAAACACATCATGTCTATTTAA